One Pseudorasbora parva isolate DD20220531a chromosome 8, ASM2467924v1, whole genome shotgun sequence DNA window includes the following coding sequences:
- the LOC137084502 gene encoding uncharacterized protein, with amino-acid sequence MAFWNLIETATAKMVRVTRAKKPYATSTSIESPISRPTKLLPIDELFLFLTYLSTGCTQRELAHRFNIHRATVSRIIVTWANFLYSLLGSVCIWMSPAAVKASLPRDFDGSYSNTQVVLDCTELRCQTPSSLLLQSEVFSNYKSHCTFKAMVGMSPPGALTFVSALFEGSMSDREVFRQSGITSLLTPDMAIMVDKEFLVDDLVPGPVHRPAFLSKKAQMSEVDVLKTQSIARLRGA; translated from the exons ATGGCGTTCTGGAACCTGATCGAGACAGCAACAGCAAAAATGGTTAGGGTCACCAGGGCAAAGAAACCCTATGCCACTAGCACATCAATTGAAAGCCCTATATCCAGACCAACT AAACTGCTGCCGATAGATGAGCTTTTCCTTTTCCTCACATACCTGTCCACTGGCTGTACCCAGAGAGAGTTGGCTCACAGATTTAACATCCACAGAGCAACAGTCAGCCGAATCATTGTGACCTGGGCCAACTTCCTCTACAGCTTACTGGGCTCAGTCTGTATATGGATGTCTCCTGCAGCTGTGAAGGCCAGTCTTCCTCGGGACTTTGATGGCAGCTACAGCAACACACAAGTAGTGCTTGATTGTACAGAGCTACGGTGTCAAACACCTTCATCCCTGCTCCTTCAGAGCGAAGTTTTTTCAAACTACAAGTCCCATTGCACCTTTAAGGCTATGGTGGGCATGTCCCCTCCCGGAGCCCTGACTTTTGTGTCAGCACTCTTTGAGGGTTCCATGAGTGACAGAGAGGTGTTTCGTCAGTCAGGGATTACATCACTCTTAACACCTGACATGGCCATCATGGTGGACAAGGAATTCTTGGTGGATGACCTTGTACCTGGGCCTGTTCATCGTCCTGCCTTCCTCTCCAAGAAGGCCCAAATGTCTGAGGTTGATGTTCTGAAGACGCAGTCCATTGCCCGTTTGAGA GGAGCATAA